From Silurus meridionalis isolate SWU-2019-XX chromosome 14, ASM1480568v1, whole genome shotgun sequence, a single genomic window includes:
- the tmem86b gene encoding lysoplasmalogenase gives MDILETDAFDRRQRRNTSCVLFFFLLPFFTSAALYFYLWIPDSAPSILAAGVKAAPVLSLAFVVLSYNGWWSLLGVAGGLVMSAGGDTCLIWPKLFLPGMVCFALAHLLYALTYLTSRYSSHSSSSWGMYFFYLLLWGASAGIYIYLLPFLQKSPEPEVFVPAVGCYAFLIVLMATLAARTRASLVLLGGLIFMVSDFTLALQHFKVIEHMDYGRHIVMTTYYLAQLLIAIGDIKAKMEEQADEFRKWKRS, from the exons ATGGATATCCTGGAGACGGACGCCTTTGATAGGAGACAGCGCAGGAATACG TCCTgcgttctgttttttttcctcctccctttctTCACTTCTGCAGCGTTGTATTTCTACCTGTGGATCCCCGATTCGGCTCCATCCATTCTGGCTGCAGGTGTGAAGGCAGCCCCCGTGCTCTCATTGGCTTTTGTGGTGCTGAGTTACAATGGGTGGTGGAGCTTGCTGGGTGTGGCTGGGGGGCTGGTGATGTCAGCAGGAGGTGACACCTGTCTCATCTGGCCAAAGCTTTTCCTCCCAG gAATGGTCTGCTTTGCCCTGGCCCACCTGCTTTATGCGCTTACCTACCTTACATCACGTTATTCTTCTCACTCCTCGTCTTCCTGGGGCATGTACTTTTTCTACCTACTGCTTTGGGGGGCAAGCGCTGGAATTTACATCTATCTCCTGCCCTTCCTCCAGAAGTCACCAGAGCCTGAGGTTTTCGTCCCGGCTGTTGGGTGTTATGCATTTCTTATCGTCCTGATGGCGACTCTTGCTGCACGAACCCGGGCTTCACTGGTTCTGCTAGGTGGCCTAATATTCATGGTGTCTGACTTTACCCTTGCGCTACAGCATTTTAAAGTCATTGAGCATATGGATTATGGCAGACATATTGTCATGACGACATATTACCTGGCCCAGCTGCTTATCGCCATTGGTGACATAAAGGCAAAGATGGAAGAGCAGGCTGACGAGTTCCGCAAATGGAAGAGGTCATAG